In Rutidosis leptorrhynchoides isolate AG116_Rl617_1_P2 unplaced genomic scaffold, CSIRO_AGI_Rlap_v1 contig360, whole genome shotgun sequence, a single genomic region encodes these proteins:
- the LOC139883147 gene encoding probable protein phosphatase 2C 60 yields the protein MGVYLSSPKTDKSSEDGENNKLRYGVSSMQGWRSTMEDAHAAYLDLDLSTSFFGVYDGHGGKAVSKFCAKYLHQQVLKHEDYATGDLGAALQKTFLRMDEMMRGQRGWRELAVLGDKIDKFSGMIEGFIWSPRSGESNNHFGDWKSEEGPHSDFNGPTSGSTACVAMIKNKQLVVANAGDSRCVISRKGQAYNLSKDHKPELEVERDRIMKAGGYIQVGHVNGCLNLARAIGDSEFKQNKNMPAEKQIVTAYPDITSVELCDDDEFLVIACDGIW from the exons ATGGGAGTTTATCTCAGCTCCCCCAAAACTGATAAGTCCTCAGAAGATGGGGAGAATAATAAGCTAAGATATGGCGTGTCATCAATGCAAGGTTGGCGTTCGACCATGGAAGATGCA CATGCAGCATATCTGGATTTGGACTTGTCTACTTCTTTCTTTGGTGTTTATGACGGTCATGGAG GTAAGGCCGTGTCAAAGTTCTGTGCCAAATATCTTCACCAACAAGTTCTGAAGCATGAAGATTATGCAACGGGAGATTTGGGCGCAGCTTTACAGAAAACTTTTCTCAG AATGGATGAGATGATGCGTGGACAAAGGGGTTGGAGAGAGCTAGCCGTACTAGGAGATAAAATAGACAAGTTTTCTGGTATGATAGAAGGTTTTATATGGTCTCCAAGGAGTGGTGAATCCAATAACCATTTTGGTGATTGGAAATCCGAAGAG GGTCCTCATTCTGATTTTAATGGGCCAACTTCTGGAAGCACGGCATGTGTTGCAATGATAAAAAACAAGCAGCTTGTTGTTGCAAATGCTGGTGATTCTCGTTGTGTTATTTCCAGGAAGGGCCAG GCATATAATTTGTCGAAAGATCACAAGCCTGAGCTTGAAGTTGAGAGAGATAGGATAATGAAGGCAGGTGGCTATATACAAGTTGGGCATGTCAATGGATGTTTGAACCTCGCAAGGGCTATCG GAGACTCAGAGTTCAAGCAGAACAAAAATATGCCTGCTGAAAAGCAGATAGTGACAGCCTATCCCGACATAACCTCT gttgagctttgTGATGATGATGAGTTTCTTGTAATAGCTTGTGATGGTATTTGGTAA